In Pomacea canaliculata isolate SZHN2017 linkage group LG12, ASM307304v1, whole genome shotgun sequence, a single genomic region encodes these proteins:
- the LOC112576402 gene encoding uncharacterized protein LOC112576402 isoform X2, protein MCPLQQQDVMEVDKLSESEVHPLSPQSEDAAGKGTDDNECMDFTITMNESDDGSDEISSVSKVTTEQPDSVKELNLPEIKQSEPDQKEECNHVKIASAPLNEDNKKDQDSEVKTNGDVSAKDRSKTVVMIGKSDVVSRAICEKMLNEVASLKKTGAVKELNTVSISESGDSNKQEKIGFDSATRISKTSHEVLSCNGNESLSNSAKQAVKEKVRITASIPKSQSLLQMSSANLSASLVARGAPIRGTVSSALAAKRSMVLDARTGASVSKKAGTGPSLLTSGSSVRLVLPSVTSSVTGPALMYIPSTGTFLNSGTAPPLILSAAPTTVSLTSSTSVLIPSLPAKGPYAFPGSSSGQSYILSGTARLPAGVVQQNMTNATALNMPEKPTSSQGMINMLRWEAENHINVRPKYVKPNPKAELGNLAKWIFDLGSDLVKEYVYHDLVRIQSKRKDDGKLTDKEKADFNKLKEIDEELHNKVGHLKIKFTKACKCGFRTESPSVLRLHKENAHFNRGFLSCPMCNFFTRTAASYRFHMEAEHNAYGRVENRPSFFECSLCPYETNHLNRLEQHKVRCAKQFRPAFNMHPSCLSGPEVNMCLENVFYFVFTRQFLNTITKTPLSITAATTVGAALQKKELVTKGAVSQYQPATTLLAVAGSVAATTITMSASKPTSKSLPKFQSNSSVGKAGSISQTFPVISSKIGATVHSVQPSTPVTSQGNQPNSGFEVCEICGGYVKDRKALRIHLFYAHRIDMPFGVFERAQPPLYCATCFARFWTAQGLQKHIEIHKADAATGVMTFGNGVSGKCITCGHRVPNILMHMRMVHNRELRHYLAALMCIFCGNRFSSKSDVEAHMGSHHGVVVKNSSVQSSVSSKPSHHLQPPVSATPQDGTKSILPKSAEAANSAPGPSSSKDGGGNPTRMNRGSQCVLCNLTFARNVDLTRHCMRVHHTCMKCGLVVVDKESLSRHTCLHSAAGMRTCQICNEAGFHPAYYIKHMRDKHLRRCSVVLSRLGEGSLKRQLSVSDSEEEDSEPSSPKPSPSTIKRQKLEGNKENDDALRHDPCTNIEASVDVEKNDRKRKSDDDSDVPVKKLERESDVIELD, encoded by the exons ATGTGCCCCCTGCAGCAACAG gACGTGATGGAGGTGGATAAACTTTCTGAAAGTGAAGTTCATCCATTGTCGCCTCAAAGTGAAGATGCAGCTGGGAAAGGGACAGATGATAATGAATGCATGGACTTCACCATTACCATGAATGAGAGTGATGATGGATCAGATGAGATTTCTtctgtgtcaaaggtcactacTGAACAACCTGACAGTGTTAAAGAGCTAAACCTCCCTGAAATTAAACAGTCTGAGCCTGATCAAAAAGAGGAATGCAACCATGTTAAAATAGCATCTGCCCCTTTaaatgaagacaacaaaaaggACCAAGATAGTGAAGTTAAAACAAATGGAGATGTGTCTGCAAAAGATAGATCGAAGACAGTTGTAATGATTGGGAAATCAGATGTTGTCTCTCGTGCAATTTGTGAAAAGATGTTGAATGAGGTTGCCTCTTTAAAGAAAACTGGCGCGGTCAAAGAACTTAACACGGTGTCAATATCAGAATCTGGTGACagtaataaacaagaaaaaatcgGCTTTGACAGTGCTACTAGGATTTCCAAGACAAGCCATGAGGTTCTTTCTTGCAATGGAAATGAGAGCTTATCAAACAGTGCTAAGCAAGCTGTCAAAGAAAAAGTCAGGATCACTGCGTCAATACCCAAGTCACAATCATTGCTGCAAATGTCAAGTGCAAACCTCAGTGCCTCATTGGTTGCCAGGGGTGCACCAATCAGAGGAACTGTTAGTTCTGCATTGGCAGCAAAGAGGAGCATGGTTCTTGATGCAAGAACTGGTGCCAGTGTTTCTAAAAAAGCAGGAACAGGCCCCTCTCTGCTCACTTCTGGATCAAGTGTACGCCTGGTTTTACCTTCTGTTACTAGTAGTGTTACAGGCCCAGCTTTGATGTATATACCAAGCACAGGAACTTTTCTCAATTCTGGCACTGCGCCACCTCTCATCCTGTCTGCTGCTCCAACAACTGTTTCTCTTACCAGCAGTACTTCAGTGTTGATTCCTTCGCTGCCTGCTAAAGGTCCATATGCTTTCCCTGGATCTAGCTCGGGACAATCATATATTTTGTCTGGAACAGCACGTCTGCCAGCTGGTGTTGTCCaacaaaacatgacaaatgCCACGGCCCTTAATATGCCAGAGAAACCAACCTCAAGTCAAGGCATGATAAACATGTTGAGGTGGGAGGCAGAAAACCACATTAACGTTAGACCAAAATATGTTAAACCAAACCCCAAAGCAGAGCTTGGTAACCTTGCTAAGTGGATTTTTGATCTTGGCTCTGACCTTGTAAAAGAGTATGTATATCACGACTTGGTGCGAATCCAAAGCAAGCGTAAAGATGATGGCAAATTGACAGACAAGGAAAAGGCTGATTTtaacaaactgaaagaaattGATGAAGAGCTTCACAACAAAGTAGGTCATCTTAAGATCAAGTTCACCAAGGCTTGTAAGTGTGGGTTTCGTACTGAGTCACCCAGTGTGCTTAGGCTGCATAAAGAAAACGCACATTTTAACAGGGGTTTTCTGAGCTGTCCCATGTGCAACTTCTTTACACGAACTGCTGCATCTTATCGTTTTCATATGGAAGCAGAACACAATGCATACGGTAGGGTTGAGAATCGCCCCAGCTTTTTTGAATGCAGTCTATGTCCATATGAGACAAATCACCTGAACCGTCTCGAGCAGCATAAAGTGCGTTGTGCTAAGCAGTTCAGGCCAGCCTTCAATATGCATCCGAGCTGCCTATCAGGTCCTGAGGTAAATATGTGCCTTGagaatgttttttattttgtcttcacaAGGCAGTTTCTTAATACTATAACAAAGACACCCCTTAGTATAACAGCAGCCACAACTGTAGGTGCAGCATTGCAAAAGAAAGAGCTTGTAACCAAGGGTGCTGTCAGCCAGTATCAGCCTGCAACCACCCTGCTAGCGGTTGCAGGTTCTGTTGCTGCAACCACCATCACAATGTCAGCTTCAAAGCCAACATCGAAAAGCTTGCCAAAATTCCAGTCAAACAGTTCAGTGGGAAAAGCAGGTAGTATATCTCAAACATTTCCTGTCATCTCCTCCAAAATTGGAGCAACTGTCCATTCAGTCCAGCCTTCTACTCCTGTCACATCACAGGGTAATCAACCAAATAGTGGCTTTGAAGTATGCGAGATCTGTGGTGGTTATGTCAAGGATCGGAAGGCTCTTCGTATCCACTTATTCTATGCACATCGAATAGACATGCCATTTGGGGTGTTTGAGCGGGCACAGCCGCCTCTTTATTGTGCAACCTGTTTTGCTCGATTTTGGACAGCCCAGGGCCTACAGAAGCACATTGAAATCCACAAAGCTGATGCTGCAACAGGTGTTATGACGTTTGGAAATGGGGTATCAGGAAAATGCATTACATGTGGGCATCGTGTACCCAATATTCTGATGCACATGAGAATGGTGCACAACCGAGAACTACGCCACTATTTGGCAGCTTTAATGTGTATATTCTGTGGAAACCGTTTTAGCTCGAAATCAGATGTTGAAGCTCACATGGGGTCCCACCATGGAGTGGTTGTAAAAAACAGCTCTGTACAGTCCAGTGTCAGCAGCAAACCTTCCCATCATCTGCAGCCACCTGTTTCTGCTACGCCACAAGATGGCACCAAGTCCATCCTACCTAAGTCTGCCGAGGCTGCGAATTCAGCACCAGGACCATCATCCAGTAAAGATGGAGGAGGTAACCCCACTAGGATGAACAGGGGTAGCCAGTGTGTGCTCTGCAATCTAACATTTGCAAGGAATGTTGATTTGACTCGTCATTGTATGAGGGTGCATCATACCTGCATGAAATGTGGCCTTGTTGTGGTTGACAAAGAATCCTTGTCACGTCACACTTGTCTGCATTCAGCTGCTGGCATGCGCACATGTCAGATCTGCAATGAGGCGGGTTTCCATCCAGCGTACTACATCAAGCACATGCGTGATAAACATTTGCGTCGGTGCTCTGTGGTACTGAGCCGCCTGGGTGAGGGCAGCTTGAAAAGACAACTTTCTGTTTCAGACAGTGAGGAAGAAGACAGTGAACCTAGTAGCCCCAAGCCTAGCCCTTCAACTATTAAGCGACAGAAACtggaaggaaataaagaaaatgatgatgctTTAAGGCATGATCCTTGCACAAATATAGAAGCTTCAGTggatgttgaaaaaaatgataggaAGAGAAAATCTGATGATGATTCTGATGTGCCTGTCAAGAAATTGGAAAGAGAAAGTGATGTTATAGAACTTGATTGA
- the LOC112576402 gene encoding uncharacterized protein LOC112576402 isoform X3, translating into MEVDKLSESEVHPLSPQSEDAAGKGTDDNECMDFTITMNESDDGSDEISSVSKVTTEQPDSVKELNLPEIKQSEPDQKEECNHVKIASAPLNEDNKKDQDSEVKTNGDVSAKDRSKTVVMIGKSDVVSRAICEKMLNEVASLKKTGAVKELNTVSISESGDSNKQEKIGFDSATRISKTSHEVLSCNGNESLSNSAKQAVKEKVRITASIPKSQSLLQMSSANLSASLVARGAPIRGTVSSALAAKRSMVLDARTGASVSKKAGTGPSLLTSGSSVRLVLPSVTSSVTGPALMYIPSTGTFLNSGTAPPLILSAAPTTVSLTSSTSVLIPSLPAKGPYAFPGSSSGQSYILSGTARLPAGVVQQNMTNATALNMPEKPTSSQGMINMLRWEAENHINVRPKYVKPNPKAELGNLAKWIFDLGSDLVKEYVYHDLVRIQSKRKDDGKLTDKEKADFNKLKEIDEELHNKVGHLKIKFTKACKCGFRTESPSVLRLHKENAHFNRGFLSCPMCNFFTRTAASYRFHMEAEHNAYGRVENRPSFFECSLCPYETNHLNRLEQHKVRCAKQFRPAFNMHPSCLSGPEVNMCLENVFYFVFTRQFLNTITKTPLSITAATTVGAALQKKELVTKGAVSQYQPATTLLAVAGSVAATTITMSASKPTSKSLPKFQSNSSVGKAGSISQTFPVISSKIGATVHSVQPSTPVTSQGNQPNSGFEVCEICGGYVKDRKALRIHLFYAHRIDMPFGVFERAQPPLYCATCFARFWTAQGLQKHIEIHKADAATGVMTFGNGVSGKCITCGHRVPNILMHMRMVHNRELRHYLAALMCIFCGNRFSSKSDVEAHMGSHHGVVVKNSSVQSSVSSKPSHHLQPPVSATPQDGTKSILPKSAEAANSAPGPSSSKDGGGNPTRMNRGSQCVLCNLTFARNVDLTRHCMRVHHTCMKCGLVVVDKESLSRHTCLHSAAGMRTCQICNEAGFHPAYYIKHMRDKHLRRCSVVLSRLGEGSLKRQLSVSDSEEEDSEPSSPKPSPSTIKRQKLEGNKENDDALRHDPCTNIEASVDVEKNDRKRKSDDDSDVPVKKLERESDVIELD; encoded by the coding sequence ATGGAGGTGGATAAACTTTCTGAAAGTGAAGTTCATCCATTGTCGCCTCAAAGTGAAGATGCAGCTGGGAAAGGGACAGATGATAATGAATGCATGGACTTCACCATTACCATGAATGAGAGTGATGATGGATCAGATGAGATTTCTtctgtgtcaaaggtcactacTGAACAACCTGACAGTGTTAAAGAGCTAAACCTCCCTGAAATTAAACAGTCTGAGCCTGATCAAAAAGAGGAATGCAACCATGTTAAAATAGCATCTGCCCCTTTaaatgaagacaacaaaaaggACCAAGATAGTGAAGTTAAAACAAATGGAGATGTGTCTGCAAAAGATAGATCGAAGACAGTTGTAATGATTGGGAAATCAGATGTTGTCTCTCGTGCAATTTGTGAAAAGATGTTGAATGAGGTTGCCTCTTTAAAGAAAACTGGCGCGGTCAAAGAACTTAACACGGTGTCAATATCAGAATCTGGTGACagtaataaacaagaaaaaatcgGCTTTGACAGTGCTACTAGGATTTCCAAGACAAGCCATGAGGTTCTTTCTTGCAATGGAAATGAGAGCTTATCAAACAGTGCTAAGCAAGCTGTCAAAGAAAAAGTCAGGATCACTGCGTCAATACCCAAGTCACAATCATTGCTGCAAATGTCAAGTGCAAACCTCAGTGCCTCATTGGTTGCCAGGGGTGCACCAATCAGAGGAACTGTTAGTTCTGCATTGGCAGCAAAGAGGAGCATGGTTCTTGATGCAAGAACTGGTGCCAGTGTTTCTAAAAAAGCAGGAACAGGCCCCTCTCTGCTCACTTCTGGATCAAGTGTACGCCTGGTTTTACCTTCTGTTACTAGTAGTGTTACAGGCCCAGCTTTGATGTATATACCAAGCACAGGAACTTTTCTCAATTCTGGCACTGCGCCACCTCTCATCCTGTCTGCTGCTCCAACAACTGTTTCTCTTACCAGCAGTACTTCAGTGTTGATTCCTTCGCTGCCTGCTAAAGGTCCATATGCTTTCCCTGGATCTAGCTCGGGACAATCATATATTTTGTCTGGAACAGCACGTCTGCCAGCTGGTGTTGTCCaacaaaacatgacaaatgCCACGGCCCTTAATATGCCAGAGAAACCAACCTCAAGTCAAGGCATGATAAACATGTTGAGGTGGGAGGCAGAAAACCACATTAACGTTAGACCAAAATATGTTAAACCAAACCCCAAAGCAGAGCTTGGTAACCTTGCTAAGTGGATTTTTGATCTTGGCTCTGACCTTGTAAAAGAGTATGTATATCACGACTTGGTGCGAATCCAAAGCAAGCGTAAAGATGATGGCAAATTGACAGACAAGGAAAAGGCTGATTTtaacaaactgaaagaaattGATGAAGAGCTTCACAACAAAGTAGGTCATCTTAAGATCAAGTTCACCAAGGCTTGTAAGTGTGGGTTTCGTACTGAGTCACCCAGTGTGCTTAGGCTGCATAAAGAAAACGCACATTTTAACAGGGGTTTTCTGAGCTGTCCCATGTGCAACTTCTTTACACGAACTGCTGCATCTTATCGTTTTCATATGGAAGCAGAACACAATGCATACGGTAGGGTTGAGAATCGCCCCAGCTTTTTTGAATGCAGTCTATGTCCATATGAGACAAATCACCTGAACCGTCTCGAGCAGCATAAAGTGCGTTGTGCTAAGCAGTTCAGGCCAGCCTTCAATATGCATCCGAGCTGCCTATCAGGTCCTGAGGTAAATATGTGCCTTGagaatgttttttattttgtcttcacaAGGCAGTTTCTTAATACTATAACAAAGACACCCCTTAGTATAACAGCAGCCACAACTGTAGGTGCAGCATTGCAAAAGAAAGAGCTTGTAACCAAGGGTGCTGTCAGCCAGTATCAGCCTGCAACCACCCTGCTAGCGGTTGCAGGTTCTGTTGCTGCAACCACCATCACAATGTCAGCTTCAAAGCCAACATCGAAAAGCTTGCCAAAATTCCAGTCAAACAGTTCAGTGGGAAAAGCAGGTAGTATATCTCAAACATTTCCTGTCATCTCCTCCAAAATTGGAGCAACTGTCCATTCAGTCCAGCCTTCTACTCCTGTCACATCACAGGGTAATCAACCAAATAGTGGCTTTGAAGTATGCGAGATCTGTGGTGGTTATGTCAAGGATCGGAAGGCTCTTCGTATCCACTTATTCTATGCACATCGAATAGACATGCCATTTGGGGTGTTTGAGCGGGCACAGCCGCCTCTTTATTGTGCAACCTGTTTTGCTCGATTTTGGACAGCCCAGGGCCTACAGAAGCACATTGAAATCCACAAAGCTGATGCTGCAACAGGTGTTATGACGTTTGGAAATGGGGTATCAGGAAAATGCATTACATGTGGGCATCGTGTACCCAATATTCTGATGCACATGAGAATGGTGCACAACCGAGAACTACGCCACTATTTGGCAGCTTTAATGTGTATATTCTGTGGAAACCGTTTTAGCTCGAAATCAGATGTTGAAGCTCACATGGGGTCCCACCATGGAGTGGTTGTAAAAAACAGCTCTGTACAGTCCAGTGTCAGCAGCAAACCTTCCCATCATCTGCAGCCACCTGTTTCTGCTACGCCACAAGATGGCACCAAGTCCATCCTACCTAAGTCTGCCGAGGCTGCGAATTCAGCACCAGGACCATCATCCAGTAAAGATGGAGGAGGTAACCCCACTAGGATGAACAGGGGTAGCCAGTGTGTGCTCTGCAATCTAACATTTGCAAGGAATGTTGATTTGACTCGTCATTGTATGAGGGTGCATCATACCTGCATGAAATGTGGCCTTGTTGTGGTTGACAAAGAATCCTTGTCACGTCACACTTGTCTGCATTCAGCTGCTGGCATGCGCACATGTCAGATCTGCAATGAGGCGGGTTTCCATCCAGCGTACTACATCAAGCACATGCGTGATAAACATTTGCGTCGGTGCTCTGTGGTACTGAGCCGCCTGGGTGAGGGCAGCTTGAAAAGACAACTTTCTGTTTCAGACAGTGAGGAAGAAGACAGTGAACCTAGTAGCCCCAAGCCTAGCCCTTCAACTATTAAGCGACAGAAACtggaaggaaataaagaaaatgatgatgctTTAAGGCATGATCCTTGCACAAATATAGAAGCTTCAGTggatgttgaaaaaaatgataggaAGAGAAAATCTGATGATGATTCTGATGTGCCTGTCAAGAAATTGGAAAGAGAAAGTGATGTTATAGAACTTGATTGA